The Fusarium musae strain F31 chromosome 10, whole genome shotgun sequence DNA window TTTCGCTACCCGTTTCGTTACGAGTCATCTACACTCTACCCATGCAGATTATGTTCAGCTACACCAATTAACGCGTCTACCGAAGCCAAATTAAACAAAATTTAAGGCTAAAAACTACTGAAGTGAAACCGTTTCTCACAAGCTTGGACGATAAAGGCCGTTTCAAATATATCGACTCGGGCCCACCGTGGCCCTGTTTACCTTGTTAGGGGATCTGTCCCGCGACCTGAAACCAGATCCACAGCCAATAAGAGAAAGGACAAGAAGCATTACAACTCGAAGTCCCCCATTGGGATCCAATATCTCAAACATCGCAGCATAACCTCACCTGATGCTGGCTTCGCCGAACTCCACACTCGGCGAATGCAATACCTCCCCTCATCCACAATGAAAGCGAATATTGCCCGTGCAACAATTAAGCCACCAATGCTGTCTCTCTTGTTTGCAAAACCTGTCCCGAGCACTCGGAAGCGAATTTTCGTCCCCAGCGCCGGCACTTGGTGGGGGATCTACTATGGTATATATAATGAACTGACATCTCACCTTGGATATGGCCTTGATCATTCCATCTTGTCTGGTCtacctttctttttcgtATTTTCTTCGTTCTTTACAGGCACTGGCTGCCAACATTGTCCATTCGTTTCTTTGTTTGTAGCTTTTACTTTACAATTCGTACATTCTTTTCCCGACGACCCATCGATATATATAGTCTTCACTATTGAAACATCGCCAACATGCGTTTCTCAACACTCCTTTCATCAGCGGCGCTGATGTACCAGGCCGTCTCGGCCGAATCTGTCGAGTACAAGGATGCCGATACGGGAATTACATTCCAGCAGTACACCGACAAGAGCAGCAAGTTCTCCTTCGGTATTGCTCTGCCTAAGAACCCTAGCACCGACTTCATCGGTCAGATGACCGTTCCCATCTCCGAGGGTTATGGATCCGTTGGTATGGGTTCTACCATGaccaagaagcttctcgTCGTTGCCTGGCCCAACGACGGCAAGGTTATTACTTCAGTTCGCCAGGCTGATGGATACACCAACCCTGCCGTTCTCGACGATGAAACCGTCTCTATCAAGCCTATCGAGAAGGGTACCAAGGTCGGCACCGACTCTTTCACCTTCACTTTCCTTTGCGAAGGTTGCATCAAGACCGATGGTACCACCTTCAAGGCTGCTGATACCAACGCTGTTCTCAGCTTCGCTATGAGCACCATTGCCCTCGACGACCCCACCGACGCTGCTGGTGCTCTCAACTACCATGGCGCTGGCTTCGGTGGTTACTCCCTTGACACTGCCGCTGCCCAGTCTGCCGAGTTTGAGACCTGGGCCAAGCTTGCGTCCGATGCCACTACTCCCGGTACCAGCCCCGGAGGCAGCACTGGTTCCAACCCTGGCAACTTCACTACCATTGTCTCCAACGCTACATACGACTACATCGTTGTTGGTGGCGGCACTGCCGGTCTCATTGTCGCTGAGCGTCTCGTTGAGTCCAAGAAgtctgttcttcttcttgagcaggGCAAGGCCTCTTTCTACGAGTCTGGTGGCCGCTCTACAATGGACTGGAACGACACCGTCACTCAGTACGATGTCCCTTCTATGGCCTACTACCTCACTACCGCCAAGGACACCTCTGCCTACTGCACTGACACCGCTAGTATGGCTGGTTGCATCCTCGGTGGCTCAAGTgtcatcaacgccatgatGTTTGTCCGCCCTCAGCCTGCTGACTTTGACGACAAGTGGCCTACTGGCTGGAAGTGGCAGGATGTTGAGAGCTCCGCCAACAAGCTCTACGAGCGTACCCCCGGTACCACTAGCCCTACCAAGGACGGCAAGCGAGTTGACCAGAACGCTTGGAACGTCCTATCCAAGTTTTTCTCTGCCAACGGTTTCACCGAGGTTGATGCCATCGAGGAGCCtagcaagaagaagtctgTCTTCACTCACCCTCCTCTGATGGTCAACGACGGTCTCCGCGCCGGTCCCGTCCGTGACTACCTCCCTCTTGCTCAGgccaacaacaacttcaagctccagctcaacaccaaggtccTCCGTGTCATCCGTGAGGGTAAGGCTGTCACCGGTATTGAGGTCCAGTCGGGTCCTTCTACCCGccagatcatcaacctcaagaccaACGGTGCCGTCGTCCTTGCCGCCGGCTCTCTCGCCACTCCTCGCCTTCTTGTCAACTCTGGTATTGGTCCTTCTGAGCAGATTGAGGCCGTTGCCAGCGGAAGCCAGCGCCTCACCATGCCCGCCAAGGATCAGTGGCTCGACCTCCCCGTCGGAGAGAACCTCAAGGATCACCCTATCTTCACCGTCAAGATGAAGACCAAGCAGCCCATGTCAGCTCTCACCGAGACCGACTTCACCAAGCCTAGCCAGACCAACATCGATCTTTTCGCCCAGGGTGACGGTCTCCTTGCTCAATCTGGCCagcgcttcatcttctgggaTACTGTCAAGGGCTccgatggtgttgagcgATACGTGCAGGGTACTTGCGCTGCCGCTGGTAACGATactgtcaaggtcaaggtctaCCTTACCCACGGTGCTACCTCCAGCGGTTCTCTTACCGTCACCAGCTCTGGTGCTACTAAGCTTGTCGGCGAGCCTTACCTCAAGACTGCAGGCGACAAGGAGGCtgtcaagagcttcatgaacaagctcatcagtTTTGCCTCCAAGCCCAACAGCACCCTCAGCATCGCCAGTAATGCTACCGCCGAGAGCCTCATGGCCGAGTACGTCAGCGGTTCTCACTTTGTCGGCTCTGCCATCATGGGCACCGAGAACGATGGTACCAGCGTTGTCGATACTGACACCAAGGTCTGGGGTACTGAGAACCTGTTCGTCGTTGACGGTTCCATCCACCCTGATCTTCCTACTGGTAACACCcaggccatcatcatggtcGCTGCTGAGCACGCCGCTTCCAAGATCCTCGGCGGCGGAAACGGTGCTACCAGCCCTGTTGTTCCCAGCAACGGCACTGTCCCCGTTCCTACTACTCCCATCAGCACTCCCGTGGCTACCAAGAGGCCTTCCAAGTGCAAAAGGTCTATGCGACAGCGCCGCCACCACCGTCGCCAGTAGAAGAATGACATTGTAACAGAAGTGGAAATGCCACAGAGGCGGAATTGATTGAGATCTCATTACTATGTACAAACTTTAAACCATTGTCTCAGGACAGCTTCTCAGATAGACCATCTTGATGACTCTAAAATGAGTCTGTTTCTTCAACCAAACATGATTGACTTAATAAGTTTGGTTCAAATGCCCATGTGACTATTGCAATTAACTGTCTTCAGCTACCTACTTATTCACTGTGTGGTATACTTGACGTTAATGATCCTGCTCGCGTCGCAAAAAAAGACGAATGGCCTTGACTGTTGCACGTAACTTACAGGGCCTTCAGTGGTCTACGGTCACTAAGAGCCCTGTAACTGCCGCTGCTACCCCTCCTCGGCTCGGCTCGAGCGGCCAGGCGACAAAGTTTGCTCATGCCGCCAACATCGCAACCTGATTCAATCGCCTCATCTGACGAGCAAAAAGATTGCCATTCATTACAAATAGCAAAAGAAACTGATGAGACTGGGACTCGAACCCAGGAGGATTGCTCCACCAGGAAATTGGTGTTAAGGTTGACCTTAACCTGGCGCCATAAccaactcggccatctcaccAAGGGTTTTTCGTTGGGAAAGGTTTTCGCAATTGTGAACATGAGCCTAGCAGATCCATCACTTCACGATCAACCCGGACTTGTTCAACAACTGTGTGTTGCATGCGTAGCGAATAACAATGTTCCATACACCTCGCATTGATTTGAGAGCCTAACCAGCCTGTTGTAGTTGTTTGCAAGCTCATAGGCAAACATTGTACGTTCTAACAACCACCACAGAATGTCAAAGCATCATCGCTGGACAAATCACCACGAGCTGAGTCACCGCGCACGAAAGCGCAACACAGCGAATCATTGAGTCCGAATCTGATTTATAGCGTCCTAGTTAGCCTTGTTGACCTGAATTAGTTTTGAAGTCTTGTCCTAACCATGTTGCTATGTTGCGACACATGTTTGCCTGTGGTCTTGCAGATcgagcttcatcttgttgCATCATTACGCCAGTTTCCCTTCGCTTTATACGTCGTCGCCAAGCCATTCAACAGAATCAATGGGAGTTCCCTTCCGATGAGTGCCTGTGGCAATGGCAATTAGACTGCTAGGGCGACGCAGCCTAGTGAGGGTGTCGAGCAGGCTTCGATCCATCACACTGCTACCGTCCATGTCCATGCACATCTGTGGGACCATCACACCTGCAAGAAGATCACTCCCCATATTGGGGCCCTCGATCTTGCATATAAGAGCATGCAGTTAGGCAGTTCCATAAGAGGTGCCAAGGGGCATCGGTCGCGGGTAACACCAGTACTGATGATCCTACGGGTCCGTTTCATAGGGCTGCAGTAAGCCCTGTCGGCCAAGAGGTTCCAATAATCCCCGATCTTCATATCTGACCAGCTCCTGTTCATTGAGTCAATGGCAGTTTTCTCGTGCTTTTAACTCGTAAGTTCCGTCCCGAGCCCAAGCAAGGGAACATCTTAATGCAACAAAGAGAACTTCGGAAGCAGGCCTACCACACGCAAAATATTGTAGGTTTCTAGGTACTAATCCAACATACAATACATAAATTTCCTCAATCTATTGATGAGCTTATTAGAGTACGAGTTGTAAAAAGAAGCATGCATCGTAGCGCATCTCGAAGCAACGTTCTTCTCACTCGGCCAGGAACAATCTGGCGGCTCATACCTGTGCCTTGATTCTCTTATTCTGCTATACTAATTACGGATAGATCGAGCCTTGTCGAATGCTTGATGTGCGACCGGCAGCTCTCACAAAGGTCGCTCAGACGTGGGCATTGATGCGGTACTGGAGGGCATCGCTGTGCGTGCCCTTGGGGCATTGCTCACCATAGCGATTTTATACTACCGAACGTCAAACTTGGCATCTCCATGGATAAATCGAATAGGCTGCCATCTCCTGTACCATTCATTATCTGTGGAAGTTCACCAGTCGCTGAGAAGCAAGGTGCATCTGCCAGCGAGCTGGCGAGCGTCACTTGTCAGCGCAGATGGTTGACAAGGTCGGGGCCATTACTCTACCATGCGCATCACGCTATGGCAATACGATCGGTACAAGAACTGTCTTGCAGATGCCGAAGGGACACCGTTGCATTGCTTCGCGTCAAATGGTAAATTGTCAGTGGATTTTGCCGAGCATAACCGCCTGAAGCCCTGATCCGATACCGCTGTAGCACTGACGCCATAAAGGACCCATAAGTAAATGCGCGTTTTTTATCAGATCTTTTTTCTCTGTTTATCAGATCTTGAGCTCAGTCCAGTCACTGACTCGTCTCACCTTAGTCTGCTGTCGCTGCATGTCATGCTGCGTTGTCTCACTCGCGCCCGCCCACTATTGTCgttatcaacaccaagaagtcTTATTCACATTCACAGCAGAACAATGACTGCCGATCATAGCCATGGACACGCTCGTGTCCCTAATACCCTTGAGTGGCttgccaagaccaagagggGTGATTATCTCGTGCAAGTAGCGTGGCCTTTGTGCTGGGGTGAAGATCGCGTTGCCGCTGAGAATGAAGTGGTCAATCTGGTGTGAGTAGTGCTTCACCTTACCCCAAAAAGACCGTATCTAATCACCACGCAGCTACCTTGTTGATGGCAATGCCTATTTCTTCACAGCTGTTGATGTTTCCCGTCGATTGGAATACTTGAATAGCACAAGGACTGTTGTGGTGGGCATTGGATACCCGCCCAGTAAATATGTCTACGACTTCCGTCGGGGCCCAGATCTTACACCACCGGCTGATGAATACGACATGCCGCTCAACAGATACGGCAAGCCTCGCACAGACATCTCATTTGGTGAAGCAAATGAATTCCTCGACTGGATTAAAGCCGATGTGATGCCTTACGTTGAAGACAAGCTCTTCCCCAAGGCCAATCTTCACACGGGTCGCAAGGCTCTCTTTGGCCATTCATACGGTGGCATCTTCACCCTCAACACGATGTTCACTCAGCCagagctcttcaacacttATATTGCTGCCAGCCCTGTCATTTGGTGGAACAAGGACTTTTTAATTCGCGAACGTGAGGCTGCTTTTCTTGCACGCGACAAGCCCGTCGACCCTCCATTTTCGCTGGCTCTTACATGGGGCACCGGCAAGTCAGAGTTGGTGAGGGAtcctgacgatgatgacgagaagtGGTACAAGAGACAGAACTGTGCGGAGGACGATAAGATGAAACCAAGCGCAACGGCCTTGGTGTCGCGACTAAAGGATTGCCCGAGTGTCAAGAAGATTTGGACGCGTGAGTTTGAGGGTGAGGATCACGGAAGTGTTGCGGTGACGGGTCTTCAGCAGGGACTCATGCAGTTCATTCTCGGCAAGATTTAAATGTAATTGAAGATAGAATTGATAGACTTGAATTGAGTTTGGCGTATGCAAGTGCGCAAATCCTGCAAACTCTTCACAACTAATGCTGTAGATCAGGTGGGTATAGTGTTTGCCTACTGGATGAACACCTCAATCGGGACCCTTCTGTTAGAGATCACCGTCACGAGACAGCGGGACGCCGTGCTTTAAGAACTACAAATGTCCCGATGCTGTAAATTACATATCGTTTAATTGCCGCATAGTTCATCAATAACACGTTGACTTGTTCATGGCATGGGCTCTCGAATCCATTCAGTCGGCTGCTCGGCGACAAGTCACTGATCGATACAAGACCGCAGCCAATTTTCACGTGTTACAGGAACTTCAAAGGTAAATAACAAGGCATATATGCCAATCTGTTGAGGCCATAATGCCATCATCATTTATTACAATTGTCTGTTAGTTACTAGGTATATAACATCATATAGCATTACTCCTTCACCATAATTTTGTTTGTGATCAATCTGACCGCATCGTTCAAGATAATCCAGTCTCTTAGAAGACAGTACCCTTGGTCTGCTTGATCTTCCTGAGATCGTAGTTCTTGATCAAGAACAGCGAGATAAGGGCGACAGCCATAATGCCAGTTCCGGCAGCAAGCATGCGAGCCTGGCCATAACCGTAAGCCTTCTGGATCGCAAGACGCTCGGGGCTGCCCATCTCATAGAGGAGCTGAGAGTCGAGGGACTCGTAAATAGAGTCTATATCAGCCTGAGCAGACTCAGGGAGATACTCAGCGAGCTTCTTGTAGAAGGTGTTGGTCCAGATAGTGGCAGAGATGGTGCTACCGACAGCAGATCCGATGTTACCAGTGACGCTAAGAGTAGCCAAAGCGGTGGCAACATACTGATGCTCGACGGCAGCGAGAACACCAACCTGCATGCAAAGAATAAAGGTAGCGCCAGCGATCGAGATGAAGACTTCACACATAACAAGGTAGCCAATGGATTGACCAGGGCGACGGAAGTAGATCATAAGACCCTGTGAAAACATGTACAGGGGAATACCGACACACAGAATCCACTTGAAGCGTCCGGTCTTGTGCATGGCATAGCCGACGATAAAGAGGAGGACACCAGAGACGATCTCAAAGGTGTTGTTGACATAACCAGCGGTAGAGGGCTGTAGGTTGTTGACAACTTGGAGGAATGAGGTGAAGTAGCTGTTCCAGCAGTAGTAGGCGATCATGTAGACGAAGTCCAGAAGGCAGACGCCAATAACGGTGCGGCTGGTAAGGAGCTCGAAGCGAAGGAATGGCTTAGGGGCAACAAAGCGCTCGTAAGCACCGAAGATGGCCAGAAGCACGACGCCCAAAATGATCATTGCAATGATGTATGGAGTGTCCCAACCCTTAGGGGCGCTGCTAGCGATGGAGAAGggaaggaggaagatgacaaGGCCAGCAGCGAACAAGAaagcaccagcagcatcgAACTCAATAAGTCCCCACTTGATGTTCTCCAAGAAAGATCGATCGCTAGACTCATTGACAAGAATAccctgcttcttggccttctgaaGGTTGTACTTCAGGAGGATGTACATGGGGATGGCGACGACGGGGAGGACAATGGAGAATGTGCCAAAGCCCCATCGCCACTGATCACCGTTTCGGAGGAATGCCTCAGCGGACTTGGGACCAGCAAACGCGGTGATCATGTAGGGAGAAGAGGTGAAGGCGTACGCGAGACCTCGGTTCTTGAGTTGTGTGGAATCGGCCGTGATAACGTCAATGCTGTAGGTGAGACCAGACCAGCCGACCTGCCAGAATACCTTCAAGGGTAATTAGTAGATGTCTGTTGTTGTAAGGGACTGGAGATGGCTTACACTAGCGGCACAGTAAGTGGCGAGGTTGTGACTGGCAGCCATCATGACCATACCCATGGTAGCAAATGTGACCATGAGAAGGAAACCTTCAGCACGACCCCAGATATCGAGGATCTTGGACAGGGGAATGTAGACAGCAGCAGTCATGCAGTTGGCGACAATGCCAATCACCGGAATGAGAGAGTGAGACTCCCATTCACTGCTGGCATAGGGAACAAGAGTCCAGTTGATCTGGCTCTGGAAGCCATTGGTAAGGTAGATCAACCACATGCTGCAACATCATTAGTTCGCGACCTCAATTGCGACAAGGCGAAAACATACAAAACGAAGACACCAGCAAGAGCCTTCTTGCTCCAGGCCAGAGTGGTAGCCTCAACGGCCTTGACACCATGCTGCGCGTTCTCAGTAACGGCATCGCTGGCGCTACCAGTCTCATCAGGATATTTGCCAGCCTCCTGGTCCTTTTCGTTCATGGCAGCAGTGACAGTGACGGGTGCCTCAGCGGCATCACCCTCAGTGCCCTTGCGCCCAAGGAACTTGTCGAGAGCTCCCATGGTGATCTTGTCTTTAGGAGGATaaaatttaagcttaagctttgGGAAGACAAGGAAGTAAGAGAGGCCCAGCAGATCATGGGAGGGAAGAgcatactattataagtttaaattgACAGGGAAAATTTTAAAGCAGTAGTTAGTTAGTTGTCTAGGAGCAAGGGTGGCTTCTGGCTAGACTGTGAAGGATATTAGACGCAATCCACTTTCCATCAGATAAGATCAGGTCTCTCAGGTGGTCAAATCCACCGAGATCGGGCTCGCTTAGGACGATTGGGAATAGGGAACCAACAAGCAGAGAGAAAGTGACAGACTGGAGATTCTCGGAACGCGAGGGATCCAGCGCCTGCAGCCACTTTGTCGTTAGCACAGGCCTGGAACGCACGAGTTACCGGGTTTGTATGTGGGGGGTTCAATTCGGACGGCGTCAGGAAGAGCAGAGATTTCCATTATCTAATCTGATTGATCGATTAGATCGCATCAAAAGTTTGAGCTTCATCGGTGGAATTGCTTCTGTTGGGTTTGATCCGTGATGGATTCCATCGTATTGTGGGATCTTGATTCAATCTTGATGCATTTTGCAGTATCGCTTTGATCGTGCAAGGCAGGGTTCGCTGAGAGTCACTGAGGCCTCACTGTAACCTCCGCTTTTGCAGCGGAGCCTCCCCATTTCGCATCTCACTACTCTCTTCAGCTTTTGCCTCTGGCGTGGGATTGTATTACTTAGAGCCAACCAACTGCGTGAGCTTGGCACCATTATACAAGGATTCTCATCAGGCGTCTTTTGTCATGTTCAACCAACACGTCGGAACACTACAACAAGATGTCGTTTAAAAACCCTGCATCAGCTGTCGACGTTCCGCGCTTGACAAACAACAAACCCATCCGAAGCTCGCCGTCAAACGCCCATATTTCTCTCTTGGCAACCATCAATAACTTCCTCTTGGCAAATAGAGCTCCAGTAGCCCTACAGACCATGCCCATTTATGGCCAAGACTGCATAACGAGGCGTGATTCTGGCCTCACAACGAGCGGACCAAACGCCACAAGGGGTCAAGTCCTCCAGGGGTCGGGTGCCTCAACCGCTTGAGCCGCGGGTTGTGGGAGAAGAGTCACTCCACTGAAGGTCGTGAGACCAGACCCCTGAAGCTAGGAATGGCCTTTTTTTGCTCGGCCAACTGTTTATGTTCTGGtgagaa harbors:
- a CDS encoding hypothetical protein (antiSMASH:Cluster_10.3), whose protein sequence is MTADHSHGHARVPNTLEWLAKTKRGDYLVQVAWPLCWGEDRVAAENEVVNLVYLVDGNAYFFTAVDVSRRLEYLNSTRTVVVGIGYPPSKYVYDFRRGPDLTPPADEYDMPLNRYGKPRTDISFGEANEFLDWIKADVMPYVEDKLFPKANLHTGRKALFGHSYGGIFTLNTMFTQPELFNTYIAASPVIWWNKDFLIREREAAFLARDKPVDPPFSLALTWGTGKSELVRDPDDDDEKWYKRQNCAEDDKMKPSATALVSRLKDCPSVKKIWTREFEGEDHGSVAVTGLQQGLMQFILGKI
- a CDS encoding hypothetical protein (EggNog:ENOG41~CAZy:AA8~CAZy:AA3~antiSMASH:Cluster_10.3), which gives rise to MRFSTLLSSAALMYQAVSAESVEYKDADTGITFQQYTDKSSKFSFGIALPKNPSTDFIGQMTVPISEGYGSVGMGSTMTKKLLVVAWPNDGKVITSVRQADGYTNPAVLDDETVSIKPIEKGTKVGTDSFTFTFLCEGCIKTDGTTFKAADTNAVLSFAMSTIALDDPTDAAGALNYHGAGFGGYSLDTAAAQSAEFETWAKLASDATTPGTSPGGSTGSNPGNFTTIVSNATYDYIVVGGGTAGLIVAERLVESKKSVLLLEQGKASFYESGGRSTMDWNDTVTQYDVPSMAYYLTTAKDTSAYCTDTASMAGCILGGSSVINAMMFVRPQPADFDDKWPTGWKWQDVESSANKLYERTPGTTSPTKDGKRVDQNAWNVLSKFFSANGFTEVDAIEEPSKKKSVFTHPPLMVNDGLRAGPVRDYLPLAQANNNFKLQLNTKVLRVIREGKAVTGIEVQSGPSTRQIINLKTNGAVVLAAGSLATPRLLVNSGIGPSEQIEAVASGSQRLTMPAKDQWLDLPVGENLKDHPIFTVKMKTKQPMSALTETDFTKPSQTNIDLFAQGDGLLAQSGQRFIFWDTVKGSDGVERYVQGTCAAAGNDTVKVKVYLTHGATSSGSLTVTSSGATKLVGEPYLKTAGDKEAVKSFMNKLISFASKPNSTLSIASNATAESLMAEYVSGSHFVGSAIMGTENDGTSVVDTDTKVWGTENLFVVDGSIHPDLPTGNTQAIIMVAAEHAASKILGGGNGATSPVVPSNGTVPVPTTPISTPVATKRPSKCKRSMRQRRHHRRQ
- a CDS encoding hypothetical protein (EggNog:ENOG41~SMCOG1005:Drug resistance transporter, EmrB/QacA~antiSMASH:Cluster_10.3), with protein sequence MGALDKFLGRKGTEGDAAEAPVTVTAAMNEKDQEAGKYPDETGSASDAVTENAQHGVKAVEATTLAWSKKALAGVFVFMWLIYLTNGFQSQINWTLVPYASSEWESHSLIPVIGIVANCMTAAVYIPLSKILDIWGRAEGFLLMVTFATMGMVMMAASHNLATYCAASVFWQVGWSGLTYSIDVITADSTQLKNRGLAYAFTSSPYMITAFAGPKSAEAFLRNGDQWRWGFGTFSIVLPVVAIPMYILLKYNLQKAKKQGILVNESSDRSFLENIKWGLIEFDAAGAFLFAAGLVIFLLPFSIASSAPKGWDTPYIIAMIILGVVLLAIFGAYERFVAPKPFLRFELLTSRTVIGVCLLDFVYMIAYYCWNSYFTSFLQVVNNLQPSTAGYVNNTFEIVSGVLLFIVGYAMHKTGRFKWILCVGIPLYMFSQGLMIYFRRPGQSIGYLVMCEVFISIAGATFILCMQVGVLAAVEHQYVATALATLSVTGNIGSAVGSTISATIWTNTFYKKLAEYLPESAQADIDSIYESLDSQLLYEMGSPERLAIQKAYGYGQARMLAAGTGIMAVALISLFLIKNYDLRKIKQTKGTVF